A genomic segment from Polyangium mundeleinium encodes:
- a CDS encoding sigma 54-interacting transcriptional regulator, whose translation MATDTAASTTDNSTLGDGQRGTPAQPYLFVVLHCDSPLSGSARYGLADVDVVSIGRGAARTATRERDGSLERLVLRLPGNTISSSHAGLARKGEGWVLEDKQSKNGSFVNGQRITRAVLNDGDIIEIGGVLLCYRAALPTSPGAAPDLDTAMTAPPAPGLATLLPGLAAQLAALERIARMPVPVLLLGETGSGKEVLAHAVHTLSGRPGPFVAVNCGGLPTSLLESQFFGHVKGSFTGAARDEPGYVRAADGGTLFLDEVGDLPLLAQAALLRVLQEREVVPVGRTHPVKVDLRVVAATHKPLAEMVIRGEFRGDLLARLSGYRHTLLPLRERREDLGVLIGALLRRPEFPAGDGVRLTTAGGRRLLGHDWPLNIRELAQLLSVAVALADGGVIEPSHLPDTSRPPPRAPAPTPEPIASIEPEALRSHLMALLEKHQGKVSHVARDMGKARMQIHRWMQRFGLNPDDFRG comes from the coding sequence ATGGCGACCGATACTGCGGCCTCGACCACCGACAACAGCACCCTGGGCGACGGGCAGCGCGGTACGCCTGCACAGCCGTACCTGTTCGTCGTGTTGCACTGCGACAGCCCCCTTTCCGGCAGCGCTCGCTACGGGCTCGCCGACGTCGACGTCGTCTCCATCGGCCGCGGAGCGGCGCGGACGGCCACGCGCGAACGTGACGGATCCCTGGAGCGGCTCGTGCTCCGCCTCCCGGGCAACACCATCTCGTCGTCCCACGCCGGCCTCGCCCGCAAAGGCGAGGGCTGGGTACTCGAGGACAAGCAGTCGAAGAACGGCAGCTTCGTCAATGGCCAGCGTATCACCCGCGCCGTGCTGAACGACGGCGACATCATCGAGATCGGTGGTGTGCTCCTGTGCTACCGCGCCGCCCTTCCCACCTCCCCTGGCGCCGCCCCCGATCTCGACACGGCCATGACCGCACCTCCGGCCCCTGGCCTCGCCACGCTCCTGCCGGGGCTCGCGGCGCAGCTCGCCGCCCTGGAGCGTATCGCCCGCATGCCGGTCCCCGTGCTGCTCCTCGGCGAGACGGGCAGCGGCAAGGAGGTGCTGGCGCACGCCGTGCACACCCTCTCGGGCCGCCCCGGGCCCTTCGTCGCCGTCAATTGCGGCGGCCTGCCGACCTCGCTCCTGGAGAGCCAGTTCTTCGGGCATGTCAAGGGCTCCTTCACCGGCGCCGCGCGCGACGAACCCGGCTACGTGCGCGCCGCCGATGGCGGCACCCTCTTCCTCGACGAGGTCGGCGACCTGCCGCTGCTGGCGCAGGCGGCCCTGCTGCGGGTGCTCCAGGAGCGCGAGGTCGTGCCGGTCGGGCGCACGCACCCGGTGAAGGTCGACCTGCGCGTCGTCGCCGCCACGCACAAGCCGCTGGCAGAAATGGTCATTCGCGGCGAGTTCCGCGGGGACCTTTTGGCGCGCCTGTCGGGCTATCGCCATACGCTCTTGCCGCTCCGCGAGCGGCGCGAGGACCTCGGCGTGCTGATCGGCGCTCTCTTGCGGCGCCCGGAGTTCCCCGCGGGCGACGGCGTCCGTCTCACCACCGCCGGCGGCCGGCGGCTCTTGGGCCACGACTGGCCCCTCAACATCCGGGAGCTCGCGCAGCTCCTGTCGGTGGCCGTGGCGCTGGCCGACGGCGGCGTCATCGAGCCCTCGCACCTGCCGGACACCTCGCGACCGCCGCCGCGCGCTCCAGCGCCCACACCGGAGCCCATCGCATCCATCGAGCCAGAGGCGCTGCGCTCGCATCTGATGGCGCTGCTCGAGAAGCACCAGGGCAAGGTGAGCCACGTGGCACGCGACATGGGCAAGGCGCGGATGCAGATCCACCGCTGGATGCAGCGCTTCGGGCTCAATCCTGACGACTTTCGGGGCTGA